The Terriglobales bacterium region GCAATGAGATTTGCTGATTACAGGCAGATTGCATGACGCCTGCCACAAGGGTTACTGATTGCCTTTCCAACCGTAAATAGACTTCCGGATGCTGGCGCAGATGGCGTAGCGTAGCCAGGCCCGCGGCCATGGCCAGCGGGTTGCCCGAGAGAGTGCCCGCCTGATACATCGGCCCGAGCGGCGCGACCAGGTTCATGATTTCCGCGCGGCCGCCGTAGGCGCCTACAGGCAGGCCTCCGCCAATGATTTTTCCCAGCGTGGTCAGGTCGGGCTGAAGGTTAAAGATCGCCTGCGCTCCGCCATAGGCCAAGCGAAAGCCGGTCATGACCTCATCCATGATCAACAAGGTTTTTGCCTGCGCAGTAATTTCTCGCAAAGCTTGCAAATAACCGGGAGCAGGCGGCACGCAGCCCATGTTGCCGACGATAGGTTCAACAATTACACAGGCAATTTGTTGCGGAAACTTTTCAAAGGCCAGCTTTACCGCAGCAACGTCGTTATAAGGCAGTGCCAGAGTAAACTGCGTGACCTCTTCCGGCACACCGGCCGAGCCGGGGATACCAAGCGTGGCCACTCCCGAACCGGCTTTGACCAGAAGCATGTCGGCGTGTCCGTGATAGCAGCCTTCGAATTTGACGATGTATTTTCTTCCGGTGAAGGCGCGCGCCAGGCGGATGGCAGACATAGTCGCTTCGGTTCCTGAGCTGACGAAGCGTACTTTCTCGATGGAAGGCACAGCGTGGACGATCTCTTCTGCCAGATCGGCCTCGGAGGGTGTTGTGGCCCCAAAGCTGGTCCCATTGCGAGCAGCGGCTTCCACTGCGGCCAGTACCTCGGGATGGGAGTGTCCCAGAATCAGCGGACCCCACGAGCCCACGTAATCAATGTATTCGTTGCCGTCGGCGTCCCACATGCGCGAGCCCGAGCCGCGAACGATGATGGGGGGCTCGCCTCCGACAGAGGCGAAGGCGCGTACGGGGGAATCCACGCCGCCTGGAATAAGGGTTTCAGCGCGTTTTTGTAGAGCTCGGGATTTTTCGAGGCTGTGAGACATGCCAAGAAACATAGCATACCGAAGGAGTGGTCAGCAGGCTTCAAAACGCGATTTGCTCGAGGCTGGTAAAATTAAATCTACATGTTGCTGCCGTTCGTCCGTGAAGCTTTCGCGGACGCAGAAAAGACTGCCAGTTTTGCGCGCCTGGTCTCAAATCTTAAAACTGCTCTTCAACAACTGGAGGGGGGTGGTAGAGACGGCGCGGGGCGTACTCGTGTCTCTGGACTTACTCCCACCGCTAAGCTACTTCACTTTGCATTGCTTCATCGCGCTCTCCAGCGGCCTCTGCTGCTGCTCGTAGCCAATAACCGGGCTGCGGAGCAGATCTTGCCGGTGCTGCGCGCTTTTTGCGAACTGACCGGCGCTGCCGAGGCTGCCAGCGTGGTTGCACTTCCGGTTTACGACGTTCTGCCTTTTGAAAATCTCTCGCCGCATCCTGAAATCCAGGAGACGCGGGCCACGACTCTCTGGAAGATCGTGACCGGCCGGGCTTCGCTGGTGGTTGCTCCCATTGCATCGGCGGCGATGTGCCTGCGCGAGCAGGAGTATTACGCCGACCTGGCGCGGGTGGTCCGTAAAGGCGAAGACATTGATGCCGAACTCCTGGTCGAGCACCTGAACACCGTGGGCTACAGCGCCGTTGACGTGGTCGAGATGCCCGGCGAATATGCCCTGCGCGGCGGCATTCTGGATGTGTATTCCCCGGAAACAGACCGGCCGGTGCGCATTGAGTTCTTTGGGGATGAAGTGGAATCCATGCGCAGCTTCGACCCTGGCTCGCAGCGCTCACAGACTCCACGCGATGAAGTTGTTTTGCTGCCGTTGACCGAAACACCGGTTTCCGAGCAGACGCTGGCGGCGATCCATACCCGGCTCTCAGGGAAGCGCGTCGCAGGGTCGCAAGAGATCGTGGAGCAGGCAATGGCCTCTGGCGGAGTTTCTATCTTCCCAGGATGGGAATTTTATGCGCCTATCGCCGGAACGCGATCTACAATTTTTGACTTGCTGCCGCGCGCAGTTGCATTTGTGGATGAGCCCACGAGCGTAAACCAGGAGATTGAGGCTTGGTGGGAGAAAATTAACGACGCCCATGAGCGCAGCAACATCGGATCGCTGGTAAGACCCGAAGAGCTCTACATTCCGCCGCCGGATTTATGTGCACGTTTGGAAAAGCTCCCCGGCGGGAGCGTCGAGCAGCTTGGAATTACCCGCGTAGAGGAAGAGGAGATTGCTTTTTCTTCCCAGCCGACGCCGCGCTTTCATGGATCCATGCCCGCAGCGGTTGAAGAAGTCCGTAAGCTGGTTGCAGAGAACCAGCAAATCGTTTTTGCCTTGCCCAGCCTGGGTGAGGTGGAGCGCATGGCCGAGATCCTGGGCGAGTACAACATTGCCTATCGCCTGGGCAGTCGCGGACAGAAATCTGCCGGAACCTACGCCGATGAAGCCACACAATACTTTTCTGACGAGCAGGCTGGGGCGGTGTTGCTGGTAAAGGCCTTCGTGCCCGAGGGCGTGCGTCTTCCTGAAGCCCATCTGTCGGTGTTTGGCGCGCTCGACCTGTTTGATGACTCGGAAGTAGTTGCAAGCCACTCGGAGGGGCGTAAGTCGAAGGTATCGGCGTTTCTCTCTGACTTTCGCGATCTGGCGGTTGGGGACTATGTGGTGCACGTCGAGCACGGCATTGGCCAGTACCTGGGCTTGAAAGAAATTTCGCAGAGCGAAGGCGAACCGCCACTGGAGTTCATGGTGCTGGAGTATGCCGACGCGGCCAAGCTCTACGTGCCTCTCACCCGGCTTGATCTGGTGCAGAAGTATCGCTCCGCCGAAGGCGGCAAGCCGGTGCTCAATCATCTGGGAAGCGCGGCCTGGGGCAAGACCAAGGCGCGCGTGAAGAAGGCCATGGCAGATATGGCCGACGAACTGCTGAAGCTTTACGCCGAACGCAAGAGCGCGCAAGGTATCGCCTTCTCGGCTGATGGGCAATGGCAGCGGGAATTCGAAGACGCTTTCGAGTACAACGAGACCGAAGATCAGCTTCAGGCCACCGCCGACATCAAGCGTGACATGGAATCGCAGCAGCCTATGGACCGACTGCTGTGCGGAGACGTGGGATACGGCAAGACAGAAGTTGCCATGCGGGCGGCTTTCAAAGCAGCGGGTGACAGCAAACAAGTTGCAGTGCTCGCGCCCACGACCGTGCTTGCCTTCCAGCATTGGGAGACGTTTAAACGGCGCTTTGCGGCTTTTCCGCTCACCATAGAAATGATAAGCCGCTTCCGTTCGGCGAAGGAACAAAAAGAAATTCAGCAGAGGGTGGAGGCCGGGAAAGTAGATATTCTCATTGGCACGCACCGGTTGCTTTCCAAAGATATAAAATTCGCCGACCTTGGCCTGGTCATTGTGGATGAAGAGCAGCGCTTCGGAGTGCGTCATAAAGAAAAGCTGAAGCAGTTGAAGAAAGAAGTGGATGTGCTCGCCATGTCGGCCACGCCCATTCCGCGGACGCTGCATATGTCTCTCGTTGGGTTGCGCGACATGAGCGTGATTGAAACCCCGCCGCAGGACCGCATGGCCATCCAGACCGTGGTGGCCGGGTTTGACGAAAAACTTATCCGCACGGCGATTGAACACGAATTGGAACGTGGCGGGCAGATATATTTTGTCCATAACCGGGTGGAATCTATCTACGAAATTGCCGCCAAACTTCAGGACCTGGTTCCCAGCGCGCGTGTGCTGGTGGGCCATGGACAGATGCCGGAAAACGAACTGGAAAGAGTCATGCTCAAATTTATCCGGCATGAGGCAGACGTTCTGGTCGCCACCACCATCATCGAAAACGGGCTCGATATTCCGCTGTGCAACACTATGATCATCAATCGCGCCGACCGGCACGGGCTGAGTGAGTTGTACCAGTTGCGCGGACGCGTAGGGCGCTCCAACCGCCGCGCCTATGCCTATCTGCTGATTCCTGCCGAGGCCGAACTCACACCGGTTGCCCGCCGCCGCCTCGCCGCCCTGAAGGAATTTTCTGACCTGGGAGCGGGATTCAAGATCGCCGCGCTCGATCTGGAATTGCGCGGCGCGGGCAACCTGCTGGGTGGCCAGCAGAGCGGCCACATTGATGCCGTGGGCTTTGAAATGTACACCTCGATGCTGGAGCAGGCAGTGCGCGAACTCAAGGGAGAAGCTGCGCCGCAGGAAGTTGATACGCAACTGAACCTCGGCCTGAACATTCGCATTCCCGCCGATTACATTGGAGAAGAAAACCAGCGTCTGCGCATGTACAAGCGCGTTGCCGGAGTGGAAGACGAAAAGGCCCTTGCCGATGTGACGGCGGAGTTGAGCGACCGCTACGGGGCGCCTCCGGCTGCGGTGGAGAATCTGTTGCGCTACGCAGCTCTGCGATTGCAG contains the following coding sequences:
- the hemL gene encoding glutamate-1-semialdehyde 2,1-aminomutase, encoding MFLGMSHSLEKSRALQKRAETLIPGGVDSPVRAFASVGGEPPIIVRGSGSRMWDADGNEYIDYVGSWGPLILGHSHPEVLAAVEAAARNGTSFGATTPSEADLAEEIVHAVPSIEKVRFVSSGTEATMSAIRLARAFTGRKYIVKFEGCYHGHADMLLVKAGSGVATLGIPGSAGVPEEVTQFTLALPYNDVAAVKLAFEKFPQQIACVIVEPIVGNMGCVPPAPGYLQALREITAQAKTLLIMDEVMTGFRLAYGGAQAIFNLQPDLTTLGKIIGGGLPVGAYGGRAEIMNLVAPLGPMYQAGTLSGNPLAMAAGLATLRHLRQHPEVYLRLERQSVTLVAGVMQSACNQQISLQANRVGSMFTWFFSDQPVTDWTSAAKSDTKKFARFHRAMLEQGIYLPPSQFEAAFMSTAHTEKDIQATINAAEKALAQ
- the mfd gene encoding transcription-repair coupling factor produces the protein MLLPFVREAFADAEKTASFARLVSNLKTALQQLEGGGRDGAGRTRVSGLTPTAKLLHFALLHRALQRPLLLLVANNRAAEQILPVLRAFCELTGAAEAASVVALPVYDVLPFENLSPHPEIQETRATTLWKIVTGRASLVVAPIASAAMCLREQEYYADLARVVRKGEDIDAELLVEHLNTVGYSAVDVVEMPGEYALRGGILDVYSPETDRPVRIEFFGDEVESMRSFDPGSQRSQTPRDEVVLLPLTETPVSEQTLAAIHTRLSGKRVAGSQEIVEQAMASGGVSIFPGWEFYAPIAGTRSTIFDLLPRAVAFVDEPTSVNQEIEAWWEKINDAHERSNIGSLVRPEELYIPPPDLCARLEKLPGGSVEQLGITRVEEEEIAFSSQPTPRFHGSMPAAVEEVRKLVAENQQIVFALPSLGEVERMAEILGEYNIAYRLGSRGQKSAGTYADEATQYFSDEQAGAVLLVKAFVPEGVRLPEAHLSVFGALDLFDDSEVVASHSEGRKSKVSAFLSDFRDLAVGDYVVHVEHGIGQYLGLKEISQSEGEPPLEFMVLEYADAAKLYVPLTRLDLVQKYRSAEGGKPVLNHLGSAAWGKTKARVKKAMADMADELLKLYAERKSAQGIAFSADGQWQREFEDAFEYNETEDQLQATADIKRDMESQQPMDRLLCGDVGYGKTEVAMRAAFKAAGDSKQVAVLAPTTVLAFQHWETFKRRFAAFPLTIEMISRFRSAKEQKEIQQRVEAGKVDILIGTHRLLSKDIKFADLGLVIVDEEQRFGVRHKEKLKQLKKEVDVLAMSATPIPRTLHMSLVGLRDMSVIETPPQDRMAIQTVVAGFDEKLIRTAIEHELERGGQIYFVHNRVESIYEIAAKLQDLVPSARVLVGHGQMPENELERVMLKFIRHEADVLVATTIIENGLDIPLCNTMIINRADRHGLSELYQLRGRVGRSNRRAYAYLLIPAEAELTPVARRRLAALKEFSDLGAGFKIAALDLELRGAGNLLGGQQSGHIDAVGFEMYTSMLEQAVRELKGEAAPQEVDTQLNLGLNIRIPADYIGEENQRLRMYKRVAGVEDEKALADVTAELSDRYGAPPAAVENLLRYAALRLQSKRIGVAGIDRKRDLVNIRFVADAKIDPQRLADFVAKERGAQFSPAGILKFTLKATQAEEVLEKLQSLLGNLAAEKITVS